In one window of bacterium DNA:
- a CDS encoding Uma2 family endonuclease produces the protein MATATMPKQEKFTYEDYLTWDIDSDNRYELIGGEFFMAPAPNVWHQRISKRIEFKIMQVLEKSGLGEVFYAPCDVVLSNEDVVQPDIIFVLKENFNIITKDNIQGSPDLLIEIISPNSAQRDRITKKRLYERCGVKEYWLVDQDRKEIEVLTLEEGRYKPCGIFKSEDTLSSVVLKDFHLKLREVF, from the coding sequence ATGGCTACAGCAACTATGCCAAAACAAGAAAAATTTACCTATGAAGATTACCTTACCTGGGATATAGACTCTGACAATCGGTATGAATTGATTGGAGGTGAATTCTTTATGGCACCAGCACCAAATGTATGGCATCAACGAATCTCAAAAAGAATTGAATTTAAAATTATGCAAGTATTAGAAAAATCAGGGTTAGGAGAGGTATTTTATGCCCCTTGTGATGTTGTTTTAAGTAACGAAGATGTTGTTCAACCGGATATTATCTTTGTCTTAAAAGAAAATTTCAATATCATTACAAAAGATAATATACAAGGTTCACCTGATTTACTAATAGAAATTATTTCACCAAACTCTGCCCAGAGGGACAGAATTACGAAAAAAAGGCTTTATGAAAGATGTGGTGTCAAAGAATACTGGTTAGTTGACCAGGATAGAAAAGAGATAGAGGTTTTGACATTAGAAGAAGGAAGATATAAACCTTGTGGTATCTTTAAGTCCGAAGATACTCTTTCTTCAGTAGTATTAAAGGATTTTCATCTTAAACTAAGAGAGGTGTTTTAA
- a CDS encoding Uma2 family endonuclease: protein MTTATMLKQTKFTYEDYLTWDIESDNRYELIGGEFFMAPAPNVWHQHISGEIVFKIMQLLEKTKSGKVFHAPCDVVLSNEDVVQPDIIFVLKENFNIITKDNIQGSPDLLIEIISPNSAQRDRITKKRLYERCGVKEYWLVDQDRKEIEVLTLEEGRYKTYGIFKSEDTLSSVVLKDFYFKVREVF, encoded by the coding sequence ATGACTACAGCAACTATGCTAAAACAAACAAAATTTACCTATGAAGATTACCTTACCTGGGATATAGAGTCTGATAATCGGTATGAATTGATTGGAGGTGAATTCTTTATGGCACCAGCACCAAATGTATGGCATCAACATATTTCTGGAGAAATTGTATTTAAAATTATGCAACTTTTAGAAAAGACAAAATCAGGCAAGGTATTTCATGCCCCTTGTGATGTTGTTTTAAGTAACGAAGATGTTGTTCAACCGGATATTATCTTTGTCTTAAAAGAAAATTTCAATATCATTACCAAAGATAATATACAAGGTTCACCGGATTTACTCATAGAGATTATCTCGCCAAACTCTGCCCAGAGGGACAGAATTACGAAAAAAAGGCTTTATGAAAGATGTGGTGTCAAAGAATACTGGTTAGTTGACCAGGATAGAAAAGAAATAGAGGTTTTGACATTAGAAGAAGGAAGATATAAAACTTATGGTATCTTTAAGTCCGAAGATACTCTTTCTTCAGTAGTATTAAAGGATTTTTATTTTAAAGTAAGAGAGGTGTTTTAA